One genomic region from Streptomyces venezuelae encodes:
- a CDS encoding RelA/SpoT family protein — protein MPDEAQSLSAAQPDPKAEKAAPGTGTPQNKPAETGPAPEAPGPAPAPAPASTARPAPAAPARSGGSSNRVRARLARLGVQRSSPYNPVLEPLLRIVRSNDPKIETATLRQIERAYQVAERWHRGQKRKSGDPYITHPLAVTTILAELGMDPATLMAGLLHDTVEDTEYGLEDLRRDFGDQVTLLVDGVTKLDKVRFGEAAQAETVRKMVVAMAKDPRVLVIKLADRLHNMRTMRYLKREKQEKKARETLEIYAPLAHRLGMNTIKWELEDLAFAILYPKMYDEIVRLVAERAPKRDEYLAIVTDEVQTDLRAARIKATVTGRPKHYYSVYQKMIVRGRDFAEIYDLVGIRVLVDTVRDCYAALGTVHARWNPVPGRFKDYIAMPKFNMYQSLHTTVIGPNGKPVELQIRTFDMHRRAEYGIAAHWKYKQEAVAGASKVRADVPKRTGKDDHLNDMAWLRQLLDWQKETEDPSEFLESLRFDLSRNEVFVFTPKGDVIALPAGATPVDFSYAVHTEVGHRTIGARVNGRLVPLESTLDNGDLVEVFTSKAAGAGPSRDWLGFVKSPRARNKIRAWFSKERRDEAIEQGKDAIARAMRKQNLPIQRILTGDSLVTLAHEMRYTDISSLYAAIGEGHVTAQSIVQKLVQALGGEEAATEDIEEVAPPTRGRSKRRSNADPGVVVKGVEDVWVKLARCCTPVPGDPIIGFVTRGSGVSVHRSDCVNVESLSREPERILDVEWAPTQSSVFLVAIQVEALDRSRLLSDVTRVLSDQHVNILSAAVQTSRDRVATSRFTFEMGDPKHLGHVLKAVRGVEGVYDVYRVTSARRP, from the coding sequence TTGCCAGACGAGGCCCAGTCACTCTCCGCCGCGCAGCCCGACCCGAAGGCCGAAAAGGCCGCGCCGGGGACCGGCACGCCCCAGAACAAGCCCGCGGAGACCGGGCCCGCGCCCGAGGCGCCCGGCCCGGCGCCGGCGCCCGCCCCGGCCTCGACCGCCCGGCCCGCCCCGGCCGCGCCCGCCCGCTCGGGCGGCTCGTCCAACCGCGTCCGCGCGCGCCTCGCCCGCCTCGGCGTGCAGCGCTCGTCCCCGTACAACCCGGTCCTCGAACCGCTGCTGCGGATCGTCCGCTCCAACGACCCCAAGATCGAGACGGCGACGCTCCGCCAGATCGAGCGCGCCTACCAGGTCGCCGAGCGCTGGCACCGCGGCCAGAAGCGCAAGAGCGGCGACCCGTACATCACGCACCCGCTCGCGGTCACGACGATCCTCGCCGAGCTCGGCATGGACCCGGCGACGCTGATGGCCGGCCTCCTGCACGACACCGTCGAGGACACCGAGTACGGCCTGGAGGACCTGCGCCGCGACTTCGGCGACCAGGTCACCCTGCTCGTCGACGGCGTCACCAAGCTCGACAAGGTCAGGTTCGGCGAGGCCGCCCAGGCCGAGACGGTCCGCAAGATGGTCGTCGCCATGGCCAAGGACCCGCGCGTCCTGGTCATCAAGCTCGCCGACCGCCTGCACAACATGCGCACCATGCGCTACCTCAAGCGGGAGAAGCAGGAGAAGAAGGCCCGCGAGACCCTCGAGATCTACGCGCCCCTGGCCCACCGCCTGGGCATGAACACCATCAAGTGGGAGCTGGAGGACCTCGCCTTCGCGATCCTCTACCCCAAGATGTACGACGAGATCGTCCGGCTCGTCGCCGAGCGCGCGCCCAAGCGGGACGAGTACCTCGCCATAGTGACCGACGAGGTCCAGACCGACCTGCGGGCCGCCCGGATCAAGGCCACCGTCACCGGCCGCCCGAAGCACTACTACAGCGTCTACCAGAAGATGATCGTCCGCGGCCGTGACTTCGCGGAGATCTACGACCTGGTCGGCATCCGCGTCCTCGTCGACACGGTCAGGGACTGCTACGCCGCTCTCGGCACCGTCCACGCGCGATGGAACCCGGTCCCCGGCCGGTTCAAGGACTACATCGCGATGCCGAAGTTCAACATGTACCAGTCGCTGCACACGACGGTCATCGGACCCAACGGCAAGCCCGTCGAGCTCCAGATCCGCACCTTCGACATGCACCGGCGCGCCGAGTACGGCATCGCCGCGCACTGGAAGTACAAGCAGGAGGCCGTCGCCGGCGCCTCCAAGGTCCGCGCCGACGTCCCGAAGAGGACCGGCAAGGACGACCACCTCAACGACATGGCGTGGCTGCGCCAGCTCCTCGACTGGCAGAAGGAGACCGAGGACCCCAGCGAGTTCCTGGAGTCGCTCCGCTTCGACCTCTCGCGCAACGAGGTCTTCGTCTTCACGCCCAAGGGCGACGTCATCGCGCTGCCCGCCGGCGCGACCCCCGTCGACTTCTCCTACGCGGTCCACACGGAGGTCGGCCACCGCACGATAGGAGCGCGGGTCAACGGCCGGCTCGTACCGCTCGAATCGACCCTCGACAACGGCGACCTCGTCGAGGTCTTCACCTCCAAGGCCGCCGGCGCCGGACCCTCCCGCGACTGGCTCGGCTTCGTCAAGTCCCCGCGCGCCCGCAACAAGATCCGCGCCTGGTTCTCCAAGGAGCGCCGCGACGAGGCCATCGAGCAGGGCAAGGACGCCATCGCGCGGGCCATGCGCAAGCAGAACCTGCCGATCCAGCGGATCCTGACCGGCGACTCGCTCGTCACCCTCGCCCACGAGATGCGCTACACCGACATCTCCTCGCTGTACGCGGCGATCGGCGAGGGTCATGTCACCGCCCAGTCCATCGTCCAGAAGCTGGTCCAGGCGCTCGGCGGCGAGGAGGCCGCCACCGAGGACATCGAGGAGGTCGCCCCGCCGACCCGCGGCCGCTCCAAGCGCCGTTCCAACGCGGACCCCGGTGTCGTCGTCAAGGGCGTCGAGGACGTCTGGGTGAAGCTGGCCCGCTGCTGTACGCCCGTCCCCGGCGACCCGATCATCGGATTCGTCACCCGGGGCAGTGGCGTATCGGTTCACCGCAGCGACTGTGTGAACGTCGAATCGCTCTCCCGCGAGCCGGAGCGCATCCTCGACGTCGAGTGGGCGCCCACCCAGTCCTCGGTCTTCCTGGTCGCCATCCAGGTCGAGGCCCTGGACCGCTCCCGGCTCCTCTCCGACGTCACCCGGGTCCTCTCGGACCAGCACGTCAACATCCTGTCGGCGGCCGTCCAGACGTCCCGCGACCGGGTGGCCACCTCGCGCTTCACCTTCGAGATGGGCGACCCCAAGCACCTGGGCCACGTCCTGAAGGCGGTCCGGGGTGTCGAGGGCGTCTACGACGTCTACCGAGTGACCAGCGCCCGGCGCCCGTAG
- a CDS encoding DUF349 domain-containing protein, giving the protein MSSDPWGRVDETGTVYVRTAEGEKVVGSWQAGTPEEALAYFERKYEGLVVEIGLLEKRVRTTDLSAKDATTAIEHIRQQIDEHHAVGDLAALGARLDKLVTSVDSRREERKAQKAKQTDEARAAKEALVTEAEELAQSEQWRSAGERLRALVDTWKGLPRLDRKSDDELWHRFSHARSAFSKRRKAHFASLDAQREDARKAKERLVAEAESLSNSTDWGTTAARYRDLMTEWKAAGRAQREHEDDLWNRFRGAQDVFFAARSEVFAERDAEQTENLKLKEELATEAEKLLPVTDLKAARAAFRSLNERWEAIGHVPRDARPKVEGRMHTVERAIQEAEETEWRRTNPEARARAAGLTGQLQDAVEKLRKQIDAARAAGNDSKADKLARELEGRQALLDQAMKGLEEFGG; this is encoded by the coding sequence GTGAGCAGCGACCCGTGGGGCCGCGTCGACGAGACGGGCACCGTGTACGTGCGGACGGCCGAGGGTGAGAAGGTCGTCGGATCGTGGCAGGCCGGCACCCCTGAGGAGGCCCTGGCCTACTTCGAGCGCAAGTACGAGGGCTTGGTGGTCGAGATCGGCCTCCTCGAGAAGCGCGTGAGGACCACCGACCTCTCGGCGAAGGACGCCACCACGGCGATCGAGCACATCCGCCAGCAGATCGACGAGCACCACGCCGTCGGCGACCTGGCGGCGCTCGGCGCCCGGCTGGACAAGCTCGTCACGTCGGTCGACTCGCGCCGCGAGGAGCGCAAGGCCCAGAAGGCCAAGCAGACCGACGAGGCGCGGGCCGCCAAGGAGGCGCTCGTCACCGAGGCCGAGGAGCTGGCGCAGAGCGAGCAGTGGCGCTCCGCGGGTGAGCGGCTCCGGGCGCTCGTGGACACCTGGAAGGGTCTCCCCCGGCTGGACCGCAAGTCCGACGACGAGCTGTGGCACCGCTTCTCGCACGCCCGCTCGGCGTTCTCGAAGCGCCGCAAGGCCCACTTCGCCTCGCTCGACGCCCAGCGCGAGGACGCCCGCAAGGCGAAGGAGCGCCTGGTCGCCGAGGCGGAGTCGCTGTCGAACTCCACCGACTGGGGGACGACGGCGGCCCGCTACCGCGACCTGATGACGGAGTGGAAGGCGGCCGGCCGGGCGCAGCGCGAGCACGAGGACGACCTGTGGAACCGCTTCCGCGGCGCCCAGGACGTCTTCTTCGCGGCGCGCAGCGAGGTCTTCGCCGAGCGGGACGCGGAGCAGACCGAGAACCTCAAGCTGAAGGAGGAGCTCGCGACCGAGGCCGAGAAGCTGCTCCCGGTGACGGACCTGAAGGCGGCTCGCGCGGCCTTCCGTTCCCTCAACGAGCGCTGGGAGGCCATCGGCCACGTCCCGCGTGACGCCCGCCCGAAGGTCGAGGGCCGGATGCACACGGTGGAGCGTGCGATCCAGGAGGCCGAGGAGACCGAGTGGCGCCGGACGAACCCGGAGGCGCGCGCGCGTGCCGCGGGTCTGACCGGTCAGCTCCAGGACGCGGTCGAGAAGCTGCGCAAGCAGATCGACGCGGCCCGCGCCGCCGGGAACGACTCCAAGGCCGACAAGCTCGCACGTGAGCTGGAGGGCCGTCAGGCCCTGCTCGACCAGGCCATGAAGGGCCTGGAGGAGTTCGGCGGCTGA